GTTGGCATCCCCCACGCTGACCGAGATGTAGCAGCCATCTGTGTCCAGGACGGAGAGCTCGGTGGGCAAGCGCGTCGATCCGCACTGCTCCGTGTCCGGGGCGGAGAAGAGGCCGACGTTGATCCGGCTCAGCACCCACTTGAACTGGCTCGCCTCGGTGCACTGGCCCTCGACCTTGGGGAAGTTGACGTTGAGGAAGACGTCCTCGGGGAGGTAGGGCTTGCCGCTCGCGATGACGGCGTTGGTGAGCGTGGCGGCCAGCTCGGCGTACACGCGGCTGCGTGGCTCCTCCGGGCTGTTCCAGGCCAGCGTGCCTTCGGACGCGCCCGAGAAGGCGATGGCGGGGATCTTTGCGTTCTTGGCGGCGtggacggcggcgccgacggtGCCGGAGAACTGAACCGCCAGATACAGATTGCTGCCGACGTTGGGGCCCGAGACGGCCAGCTCGGGGCCCTCGCCGTTCCACAACTGGGGGCCAATGGTGTCGATGCCGTACCTCATGGACGTGGCGGGGAACGAGTTAACCCAGTTGAGCCGCGGCGAGGTCTCGTTGCGCCCGATGGGGCCGCTGTTGGCAGGGCAGCTGTCATACTGGCAAGGAGTGGACCT
This DNA window, taken from Thermothelomyces thermophilus ATCC 42464 chromosome 3, complete sequence, encodes the following:
- a CDS encoding survival protein sure-likephosphatase/nucleotidase-like protein — its product is MRLNALVVLLPALGAQGIRIIQSNDDGWAEQYARSFHNALIAAGHDAVLSAPAENKSGSGSLDIEPSPRSTPCQYDSCPANSGPIGRNETSPRLNWVNSFPATSMRYGIDTIGPQLWNGEGPELAVSGPNVGSNLYLAVQFSGTVGAAVHAAKNAKIPAIAFSGASEGTLAWNSPEEPRSRVYAELAATLTNAVIASGKPYLPEDVFLNVNFPKVEGQCTEASQFKWVLSRINVGLFSAPDTEQCGSTRLPTELSVLDTDGCYISVSVGDANDKTTAPAEKQAVVRDKLKSMLTCLP